A window of Desulfuromonadales bacterium contains these coding sequences:
- a CDS encoding J domain-containing protein: MTFDELDRARRLFGLHERATLREIKNRHRALAKRFHPDQGENGDAEQMRQVNAAYRLLIDYCTGYRFSFARDEFFEQNPEERLREQFAQDGIWRG; this comes from the coding sequence ATGACTTTCGACGAACTGGATCGGGCCCGGCGGCTCTTCGGCCTACACGAAAGGGCCACCCTGAGGGAGATCAAGAACCGCCACCGGGCCCTGGCCAAGCGCTTCCATCCCGACCAGGGCGAAAACGGCGATGCCGAACAAATGCGCCAGGTCAACGCCGCCTACCGTCTGCTGATCGATTACTGCACCGGTTACCGCTTCAGCTTCGCACGCGACGAATTTTTCGAGCAGAACCCCGAGGAGCGCCTGCGCGAACAGTTCGCGCAGGATGGGATCTGGCGGGGATAA
- a CDS encoding carbonic anhydrase: MNRLFKGYMNFREEDFQSHRELFKELGRSQRPHTLFIGCSDSRVVPNLITQTHPGELFIIRNVANIVPPYRITEEYVATTSAVEYAVQELKVDSIVVCGHSNCGGCAAMNMSAEQLAHMPHVRKWLAVSKEVKGRVDRLMQGDSPEEREWLTEQVNILVQMRNLLTYPYIRSRYEEGKLNIYGWYYIIETSEIYNFNDEKEIFELIS; the protein is encoded by the coding sequence ATGAACCGGTTGTTCAAAGGCTACATGAATTTCAGGGAGGAGGATTTTCAAAGCCACCGCGAGCTGTTCAAGGAACTCGGCCGCAGCCAGCGGCCGCACACCCTCTTTATCGGCTGCTCAGACTCGCGGGTGGTACCGAACCTCATCACCCAGACCCACCCTGGCGAACTTTTTATCATCCGCAATGTCGCCAACATTGTTCCCCCCTATCGCATCACCGAGGAGTACGTCGCTACCACCTCGGCCGTCGAGTACGCGGTGCAGGAGTTGAAGGTCGACAGCATCGTCGTCTGCGGGCACTCCAATTGCGGCGGCTGTGCCGCAATGAACATGTCCGCGGAGCAGTTGGCGCACATGCCCCACGTGCGCAAGTGGCTGGCGGTGTCGAAAGAGGTGAAAGGGCGGGTCGACCGGCTGATGCAGGGGGACTCTCCAGAGGAGCGGGAATGGCTCACCGAGCAGGTGAACATCCTGGTACAGATGCGTAACCTGCTCACCTACCCCTACATCCGCAGCCGCTATGAGGAGGGGAAGCTCAATATCTACGGCTGGTACTACATCATCGAGACCAGTGAGATCTACAACTTTAACGACGAAAAAGAAATCTTCGAACTGATCAGCTGA
- a CDS encoding phosphatase, whose translation MTCLANPEADLHVHTLASGHAYSTLDEIAREAAGKGLRLVGMTDHGPALPGGPHPYHFAALRFVPESLHGVRILRGVEANILEEGKLDLADEILDSLDLVMVGFHEDCGFNGRGKEANTRALLSVLEHSRVKVVAHPGNPVFPLDYEAVTRKAAETGTALEINNSSFALSRKGSEGNCLAIARLCARFGTSVTLGSDAHIAQGVGEFAAALNAVRQAGIVWEQVVNRTLESTLAFLGLSR comes from the coding sequence ATGACCTGTCTTGCCAACCCCGAAGCCGACCTGCATGTCCACACCCTGGCCTCGGGCCACGCCTACAGCACCCTCGACGAAATCGCCCGGGAAGCCGCCGGCAAGGGGTTGCGCCTGGTTGGCATGACCGACCACGGTCCGGCGTTGCCCGGCGGTCCCCACCCCTACCATTTCGCCGCCCTGCGCTTTGTCCCCGAAAGCCTGCACGGGGTGCGGATCCTGCGCGGTGTCGAGGCCAACATTCTTGAGGAGGGCAAGCTTGACCTCGCCGACGAGATTCTGGACAGTCTCGACCTGGTCATGGTCGGCTTCCACGAGGACTGCGGCTTCAACGGTCGGGGGAAGGAGGCGAACACCCGGGCGCTGCTGTCGGTACTGGAGCATTCGCGGGTCAAGGTCGTTGCCCATCCGGGCAACCCCGTGTTTCCCCTCGATTACGAGGCGGTGACTCGCAAGGCGGCGGAGACCGGCACGGCCCTGGAGATCAACAACTCCTCCTTTGCTCTGAGCCGCAAGGGGAGTGAAGGGAACTGTCTGGCGATCGCCCGCCTCTGTGCCCGCTTCGGCACTTCGGTGACGTTGGGCAGCGATGCCCACATCGCCCAGGGGGTCGGAGAGTTCGCCGCCGCCCTGAACGCTGTGCGGCAGGCCGGCATTGTCTGGGAGCAGGTGGTGAATCGCACTCTGGAGTCGACCCTCGCCTTTCTTGGTCTCTCCCGCTGA